A single window of Nicotiana sylvestris chromosome 3, ASM39365v2, whole genome shotgun sequence DNA harbors:
- the LOC138887797 gene encoding uncharacterized protein, whose translation MDLDFALTEQKPAEPMTTSTANEKAKYEKWMKANKLSLMIMKKSISDHIKGAIKDNGNAKDFLKEGRIQKENVEGVVNFVSSSRSAAYPSYKRKGGPKFHKRKHGQSHHPGGNSSHTNKPSINQGESHNPLGPQAVIKKEIMFWDCKQVGHKKAGCPLKKKSGNLLAFVCFETSLVHVSLNSWWLDSGATVHVTNDLQDLVSRRKPKEDETSVVVGNGLKAKKLVSVSLLDKAGYSFQQSNGIIKISFDSHAVADAFLSDGLYRLNVLNETFSAIHVENITHKRSAMSKTSYLLWHRRLGHISKERIERLVKENILPVLDPKDFETCVDCVKGKMTKVKRKGSTRSSELLEIIHTDISRPYVPTFTNHRFFCPGRGTRIVESIAKFLEHDVCDCDFLCGKEIVLKEKEVIVPVPVVHEKVVNQPIHEGENQGNNDADPIVPEQNVHHEPLRRSQRERKSAISDDFIVYVTGKLSDTEELVDPLSYAQAISSPFVDKWCEAMKDEMRSMEYNRVWELVELPVGFRPIGCKWVFKTKRDSKGNIDHYKARVVVDLVAHFNLELYQMDVKTTFLNGSLLEEVYMVQPEGFKKAGKEYLVCKLNKSIYGLKQAFRQWFFVMNDLGEASFVLGIEIKRDRSHGLLGLSQRSYIESVLKTFNMQDYRTGVAPVVKGDKLSKDQCPKNKVEMRTMKDVPYASVVGCLMSIQVRTSPDIAFAVNMLGRFSSNPGWAHWVAAKKVMRIYVG comes from the exons ATGGACCTGGACTTTGCATTGACTGAACAAAAACCTGCTGAACCTATGACTACTAGCACTGCTAATGAAAAGGCTAAGTATGAGAAATGGATGAAGGCTAATAAATTGAGCCTTATGATCATGAAGAAATCCATTTCTGATCACATAAAGGGTGCAATTAAGGATAATGGAAATGCAAAAGATTTTCTGA AGGAAGGGAGGATCCAAAAGGAGAATGTTGAGGGTGTAGTAAACTTTGTTAGTTCATCTAGGTCAGCTGCTTATCCCTCTTATAAAAGAAAAGGTGGCCCCAAATTTCACAAAAGGAAACATGGTCAGTCTCATCATCCAGGTGGTAATAGTAGTCATACTAATAAGCCTAGTATTAATCAAGGTGAGTCTCATAATCCTCTTGGTCCTCAAGCTGTAATTAAGAAAGAAATCATGTTCTGGGATTGCAAACAAGTAGGTCATAAGAAAGCTGGTTGTCCTCTGAAAAAGAAATCAGGTAATCTTTTGGCTTTTGTCTGCTTTGAAACTAGTCTTGTTCATGTTTCTTTAAATTCTTGGTGGTTGGATAGTGGTGCAACTGTTCATGTAACCAATGACTTGCAGGATCTAGTAAGTAGACGGAAGCCAAAAGAGGATGAAACCAGTGTTGTTGTGGGCAATGGGCTCAAAGCAAAA AAATTAGTTTCGGTTTCTCTTTTGGACAAAGCTGGTTATTCATTTCAACAAAGTAATGGTATTATTAAAATTTCCTTTGATTCACATGCTGTTGCTGATGCCTTTTTAAGTGATGGTCTATATCGCTTGAATGTATTGAATGAAACTTTTTCTGCAATACATGTTGAAAATATTACCCACAAAAGGTCTGCTATGAGTAAAACATCTTACCTATTATGGCATAGGCGTCTTGGTCATATTTCTAAAGAAAGAATTGAACGattggtaaaggaaaatattttacctGTTCTTGATCCAAAAGATTTCGAAACTTGCGTGGATTGTGTTAAGGGTAAAATGACCAAGGTCAAGAGAAAGGGTTCCACTAGGAGCTCTGAACTCTTAGAAATTATTCATACTGATATTAGTAGACCTTATGTACCTACTTTCACTAATCATag GTTTTTCTGTCCTGGGCGTGGCACTAGAATCGTTGAGTCTATTGCAAAATTTCTTGAGCATGATGTTTGTGATTGTGATTTTTTATGTGGTAAGGAAATTGTATTGAAAGAGAAGGAAGTCATTGTCCCTGTTCCTGTTGTACATGAAAAGGTGGTAAACCAACCTATTCATGAGGGGGAGAATCAAGGAAACAACGATGCAGATCCCATAGTTCCCGAGCAAAATGTTCACCATGAACCACTCCGTAGGTCACAAAGAGAAAGAAAGTCTGCTATCTCTGATGATTTTATCGTGTATGTGACTGGAAAGCTTAGTGATACCGAAGAGCTGGTCGATCCTTTATCATATGCTCAAGCTATTTCCTCTCCATTTGTTGATAAATGGTGCGAGGCAATGAAAGATGAAATGCGCTCCATGGAATACAATAGAGTGTGGGAGTTAGTTGAATTGCCTGTAGGATTTAGGCCTATTGGTTGCAAATGGGTGTTTAAAACTAAAAGAGACTCCAAGGGAAACATAGACCATTATAAAGCAAG AGTTGTGGTGGATCTTGTGGCCCATTTTAATCTAGAGTTATACCAGATGGATGTTAAAACTACTTTCCTGAATGGGAGTCTTCTTGAAGAAGTTTACATGGTTCAACCTGAAGGGTTTAAAAAAGCTGGTAAAGAATATCTAGTGTGCAAGCTTAACAAATCCATATATGGGCTTAAACAAGCTTTTAGGCAGTG GTTTTTTGTTATGAATGATCTTGGTGAAGCCTCTTTTGTTCTTGGGATAGAAATTAAAAGAGACAGGTCACATGGTTTATTAGGTTTATCACAGCGTTCCTACATTGAGAGTGTTCTTAAAACTTTCAATATGCAAGACTATAGAACTGGTGTTGCACCTGTTGTAAAAGGGGATAAACTTAGTAAAGATCAATGTCCGAAAAATAAAGTTGAAATGAGAACCATGAAAGATGTGCCATATGCAAGTGTTGTTGGTTGTTTGATGTCCATACAGGTTCGTACAAGTCCTGATATTGCATTTGCTGTTAACAtgttgggaagattttcttctaaTCCTGGGTGGGCACATTGGGTGGCTGCAAAGAAAGTAATGAGAATCTATGTTGGTTGA